Sequence from the Longimicrobiaceae bacterium genome:
CGATGTCGTGCGATGCGGAGATCGCAGGCGCACGTCGAAGCAGGGTTGGACTGCTGAGCGAGAGCCGAGCTCGCGACCTTGGCCGCTAAGCACCTCCTCGTCAGCATCGCCCTAACACCAACGCCCGCAAGCAGTTCTCCCCTCTCCCGCTTGCGGGGGAGGGGCCGGGGGAGGGGGCACCTTTCCGCATGCGACACATCTCCGGTAAACGCGGAAGCGCTGAATGGCGAACCGCGCCCACACCGCCCCCCACGCACGTCCGGGCCTCTTCCGCGCGGCGGGTCAGACGGTGACACCGCCGTCCGTTTGCATGAGACGGGCGGCGCGGCACCTCCGCCGCTGTGGATCTCCGCTCGCCCGACCCGGTTCCATCGCACCCGAGGCCCCATGTCTTCTCGTTCCCGCATCTTCCTTCGCGCGCTCGTGCTGGCTCTCCCGGCGTTCGTGACGGCACAGGCGCTGGGGAGATGCGGGACGGCGCATGCCCAGGCGGCGGTGCTGCGCGGCGTGGTGTACGACAGCGGGCAGGCGAAACCGCTGGCACACGCGCGCATCTCGCTGATGGGCACGCAGTACGCGGCCGTCACGGACAGCGACGGGCGGTTCACCATGGAGGCGATGGACGGCCGGTACATGGTGAAGATGGAGCACCCGCGCCTGACGGAGCTGGCGTACCCGCTGCCGCCGCAGTTCGTGGAGCTGGAGCGCGGCGAGACGACCGACGTGCAGCTCGTCGTGCCCAGCCCGTGGGGCGTGGTCGCCATCGTCTGCCCGCCGGACAGCGACGGGCGCGTGGCGGGCGATACGACGGTGACCACGCTCGTGGGCGTGGTGCGCGACGCGGCGGGGCGGCCGGTGCCGGACGCGAAGGTGCGCGTGGCGTGGCGCCGCTGGGCCATCCTCAACCAGCAGAGCGTGCGCGGCGGGGACCACATCCCCGGCGTGGCCGCGCCGCCCGTGGTGGTGAAGCACGACGACGAGCACATCGAGGTCACCACCGGCGAGCTGGGCGCGTGGCGCGTCTGCGGCCTCCCACGCCAGGCGAACGTCATCGTGAGCGCCAGCGTGGACGGCCGGACCACGCAGGAGGAGCGGTTCTACATGCTGAGAGGCGAGGTGATGCACACCGCGCCGGAGCTGCGGATCGGACATCCGTGAGCGCTCCGGCGCGGACTCGTCGTCCGCGCCTGCTGCTCCTTTGGGCCGCTCGCGCGCGCGCCGTCAGACGGTGCCGCGGGGGCGCGTTGTGTGTTGGTGCCTTTCCGTAGATGCCTATCGAGCGGTCGTCCGAAACCCTGCCAACCTATCTTCCCCCCGTCCTCTATGCGCACACGCACCGTCCTCGCCGTGCTCCCCCTGCTCCTTGCGAGCGCCGCGCTGCACGCGCAGGCCGTGCGCGGCACCTTCGTGGACCATGACACGGGCGAGCCCGTGGCCGGCGGGCACGTGGTGCTGCGCGACCCGGCCGGCCGCGAGGCCGCCTCGGCCAACACGGGCGCGGACGGCACGTTCGAGATTCACGCGCCGGCCGCGGGCACGTACACGCTGCGGGGCGAGCGCATCGGCTTCGCGACCACGACGTCGGCCGCGCTGGCGCTGGGCCCGGGCGAGACGGTGCGATACCGGCTGGTGGGCGGCGCGGCCCGGGTGATGCTGGCCGCCATCACCGTCCAGGCCGCCGGCCAGCGCTGCGAGACCCGGCCGGGCGACGGGCAGCAGACGGGCGTGGT
This genomic interval carries:
- a CDS encoding carboxypeptidase regulatory-like domain-containing protein; the protein is MSSRSRIFLRALVLALPAFVTAQALGRCGTAHAQAAVLRGVVYDSGQAKPLAHARISLMGTQYAAVTDSDGRFTMEAMDGRYMVKMEHPRLTELAYPLPPQFVELERGETTDVQLVVPSPWGVVAIVCPPDSDGRVAGDTTVTTLVGVVRDAAGRPVPDAKVRVAWRRWAILNQQSVRGGDHIPGVAAPPVVVKHDDEHIEVTTGELGAWRVCGLPRQANVIVSASVDGRTTQEERFYMLRGEVMHTAPELRIGHP